The Mercurialis annua linkage group LG7, ddMerAnnu1.2, whole genome shotgun sequence genome includes the window AATCTGTTCATTTGGGATGGAGATGGCGCTAGAAGATTGAGGAGACGATGGcactaaaaaattaaagaggCGACGGAGCTGGGTGGTGAGGTGGTAGCGGCTCTGGGAGGTGGTGGAAGTAGGAAATGGGTTGAAGGAGATTGAGAAAGGGATGATGATGTGGAATTTTAGGAGTTTTGTGGGATGACATAGTGGAAAGTGGAAAATGTGACTCAACATCTGGCAGCCATGAAAGAAAAATTGCTTGAATTCATTTAAGAATCACTAGAAGTTTACTAAGAATGACTATGGTAACCATTTTATTAcgaattaaaattgaataatcaTCTTGTAATTAAGACAAGGTTCGGTAATCTTCGGAGTCTATTACTCgccaaatcaattaaatttttgaaatcatCGAGAGGTGAGCATTTAGAACATAAATTCTGGCAATGAGTTTTAAGCCCACCCAAATCCATCATGTCGACTCCAATCATcacatatataatattatttggaACGttacaaatagaaaaaagaatagattttattttaagggttaatgtcataaaaattcaccaagtttacatattttctcaatttattcacgttctttaaaatttCCCATAAACatacatcaactttcatttattcccaaattcatacacggtgctgacgtgtcactcatttattggttaaaaatgacttacaaCTCAGCAAATTgtaccaatgaatgagtgccacgtcagcaccgtgtatgaatttgagaaaaaatgaaagttggtgtatgtttatgagaagttttaaagaacgtgattaaattgagaaaacatgtaaaattggtgaatttttatgacattatcccttatttttattatatcattcaaataattaataaataacatttcgcaaaatatgttttatttgtcACTTAATTCAGGAGGCAACATCGTGTATTTTtgtaatcaaaattttatattttattttctgatttatAAGAGATGAATTAATTTTGATGGtacaaaaaaaatgataatgtttaaataattttgaagTGAATTAGAGTATTGATGAGTCAAAATTGGCATGACAAGATGAGAAGCATCGAAGTTTCTGCATGGCAGCAGGCAGTATAAgaatttttagctatataatgaattttttatatatgtaaaaaagaaaaacaatctaATCAATTAGGGTTGAAAAAACGTACATTTTACCtttcaaatttgataaaataaatcgACTAAGTTTAAGTTTGTAGCtttagttaaaaatattattaaaattagcatTTTGGTATTTTTACTCTCtcccaaaaaaattattagaccGTTATGTACAAATTGAAGCTGAGATGATTACAAAATATCGGAGCGTAATACATAAATCAGAGTTGAAAAgcaaaacaaaccaaaatgctaagtttaattttttattttgccaAAGTACTTTTATTCAAAATCACgaatttatcttatttaataggcctaatgtcttaaaaaaatccccgaccttttagccccttttcaatcatactctgacgttgaaaatttgtcaattttatcctattttgcatttttgtgtttcaattgtaccctgaaaaattaaatttacgtcttttgcgtttggaaatttgtttaaaacattctccatgtctcgcatatattaattgtatatttttaaaatttatttaaatttagttaaattaattaagaattaaaattagtgttaatttaattatgatttttagttagtttttaaaaataaaggacttatttgtacttttttgaataaaaaagaatttaatttcatgtttagacttaattaattgaatgatttcatcatttaagtaaaaaaattaacaaaaattaaaatattggggtacaattgaaaacggaaaatttaaaagtgggtaaaattgacaaattttcaacgtcggggtagaattgaaaaaaagtttgaaggtgagggatttttgagtgattaggcctatttAATATGCCAAGttgaaaaagaaaactaaattttttataatcatgattttattttaatacgtTTAACACTGGCCTCATTTCTTTGTAGTTAGAtgtcttaataattttttacgaaaattttgttgtttttgttctATTTCACTCAATTCGATTCAATTGAAATAGTCGTTTTAAATATCGGACGGTAGATAtaccaacaaaaataaaagaaaagaatgtTGACAATGTGCAGGATTGCTCAATGAGAAGCCCATACCCAGCAGATGATGAACATAATTCCTATCTCAatctctaatttttattttttcagtaTTTTCTTCTTGTAATGTGTACCTTCTCTCTATGCAAGTGCAACATCCATTTTTCTTCAACTATTCATAGCATTCAATACATCTATATTCATACCTATGTTCATTCAACAATTCTCTGAAAGTTATCAATAACATACTATATGGATATGGCTTAATatatcatttgacccctaaattaagtttaatggtgttaaaaagcaaaaacaaaaaaaatatttgtaaaattatcgaaatcttttaaaagttataatctatttgattttgacaaattgaataaaaatctattcaatttttcaaatttaatttgattatatgcATGATAATTGAatgtgtattttaaaattttgaaaaaaacaaaaattgcgGATTAAGATGTCAAGTCCTCTGAAtaactaataattttatattttatgttgattCGGTATTGTCATGTAGacacaattaaattgatttttgaaaaattgaataaagTTTTAGCTAGTAAATCAAATAGAGATagatttataactttttaagagtttggatgatttctaaaaaataaaatatgtttggCTGTTTGGCACCACTAGACTtataaattataagaaaatttgattaaaatggagctaattaacaaaaaaaaaagggaaGGTGTGTGcctccaattttattttatttttgagaaaattgcttttttataattcatcaaaagaattgtttttttgtaaaaaaaaaaaattattatctatctagataaaatagttttattattgaattaaaCGTATAACCTTATCGGAATTATTCCTTTGAAAAAGATTGTGTTTTTAACGGAATTATTCCTTTTCCAGTCAATAAGCTTGTAAATGTGATTCATTAAGCAATAAAGCAATCTTGtttctcaaaaataaaaaaattgaattaaacgtATAACTTTATCGGTTAataaatattctataaatttaaCCAAAGAGAAGGTACTCTCAATCAACTAGATCGACAGCAGCAAATAAAAAATTCTATAATAACTCTAGTAATAAACTTATATTATAAAAGCATGGATGGAGAAGGGAAATTAatatcctttttattttataaaatataattattgatgAAGACATGTTTTATCATACCATAATAACAAACCGGGTTTTATAAGGGTTCGGCAAACGAAGCCTACCCCAGGAATCGCCTAGACATAACTGGCGATACGTATCGGCATGGCAGAATGCTAAGAGATTCGTCTGCCTAAGAGCAATGCTCATATGGACTTCGCCCAAACAAGATATTGACCGAATCTTCAAGGAGTCAACAAAGCTTAAAAGTCCGAACTCTAAAGATATAATCTTGCTAAGAGATCGAATCTAAAgtcaattataatataataatcacAGAGAGAATATAGAAGATATAATTTTCTATATCTATCAAAAATAGACTCCTAAATGAGAGTAAAGTCCAAAACAGGAAATATTCCTATTAAGACTCTTTCCTAAATAGGAAAAGATAGAAGACCAAGCTATAAAGTAGAAATTTCATTCCTACTCCCATCCTACTTCTTTAAAGAATCACTTCCTTCCAAAACCTTAACAGATCAAATATCACTATTATAAAAGAAGTTGAGGTATGCCTATACACACATATTCAATAATACTACTTCTCCCACTTAAAGTCTAataactgacttaagcatcaaagaggtaatcggacaaccaccttTAGGTTAACCATATTTTACAGGTTACGACCGTTGAGTGGAGCACACAATCTATAAATTGGCGACATTTGGGGGAAATGCTTAAACAAAACTTAATTGAAGAAGCATTTTTGTAAACCATACAAATTTATTGATCAAGATGACTGCCGACGGGGCTGATTTGAGAAACAATAAATTATGGGAAACTAAGGACAAGCAGCCTCTAGATCCAAGCATCATCACACAACCCCCGATACTTCCGCTCGAGGAAGACAAATCAATTCTCATCGGAGACACTTCCGACAATACTTCAAGCACTCATGGTGGCGACCCATCAAAAACGAATGACTCCACGAGCTCAACTCCTAGATACCAAACCCATACAATCCAGGGAACAGCCCCCATCGCTTTTCCACCACTTGATGGAAATAGGGAAACTGCTCTGATGGGAAATTCCCATGAAATTTACCATAATATCTAAGCACTCCGAGAAGGGACAAGATTTGGAAAGCTAGTCGATAAGTTGCTGACAAACAAACCCACCACCTTCTCTAACCTTATGAGAATCATACATAAGTTTTTTGCGCTGGACGAAGGGCGCAgggagttgagagaaaaagaggcCAAGGCTTTCCAAAACATGAAAGAaccaaagaaaaatcaaaaccaaGACCTGATGAGAGAAGTCACATGAAAGATGAGGGAAGGCGTTTCGCCCCATATTCCAGACTCGAAAGCAGACATGGTATCAGGGACGACGAAAACAATTATACACCGCTTAACACCAACAGGATCGAGGTCCTAATGTGGATCAAGGAAATGGGAGAAACGTAAAGTGGCCTCCCAAGATGATAGCAGAAGTACGAGACACATGAAGATTTTACAAGTTTCATGAAGGACATGGGCACGAAAAAGAGGAATGTCGATATTTAAAAGCCGAGATTGAAAGAATGATCAAAGTAGGCGAACTTAAGAAATTCGTCAAGAAAAATGAAAGTAGTAACCAACAAGGTGAAAACAGAGGctgaaaagagaaagtgaaagGAAAGAAAGAAGAGGAAAGAACCAGCAAAAGCATGGAAACGATTCACATGATTAATGGAGGAGGCTCTAGTAGCTCCTCCATCAAGAAAAATTAGAGGAAGGAAGTCCTCAACATTAAAAGACTCTAATGACGGCGGTAACATTCTACATGAAGGATTACGAGTAGGTCAAAGATCCACATAATGATGCCCTTGTAATAACGACGGTGATTAAGACCTAGAACAGGGAGAGAATAATAATAGACGAGAAAAGTGTAGTAAACCTGATGGCCGGCAAACATCTCTGAGGGAAACTGGCGAGACTTTGAATAGTTCAAAAGCCACTCTCATGCCTCGGAGGTCCACCAATCAATCCTCTAAGGGCGGTACCTCTAGCTGTGACGGTAGGACCGGAAAAAGGAATAAATAAGAAGATCATAACTCTATTCAATATAGTGGATATTGATGTCTCTTACAACGCCATCATAAGAAGACCTTTCCTTCATGACTCGACCGCTGTGACCAGTATACGAGCATTGGCAGTAAAGATTTCCACTGAGAGGGGAGTGATTACCCTGAGAGAAGAACAAAAGATAGCTAAAAAAATGCTATAATGAATCAGTTGAGGAGCATCAAGAATCCAAGGAAAAAAAAGACAAGGAAGAAACAAAggaagaaaaggaagaaaaatCTGATTGAGAATATTTGAAGACCAGTAGAAAGACAGTCTGCCTAGCAAAATCAGGTTTTTACTTTCAATAATGtctttattttatgataatagttgtaaatattttaattattaataaaaatcgACATTTTCCTCCCAATCTCGCCTACAAATTTTATCCAAATCAAAAGCATACGAGCAAAAGAATTTTCTCCAAGAGCAAAACTTTCGGGTCTAAATTGACTCTAAAAAACATGTGAAAAAGAGGTTTATACTAACCTCCTAAAATTTccagagtttagattaactccacgaataaaaataaaaaataaaataaaaatttagattatcTCAACAAAAGAACAAGAGTTTAAATTAGCTccgcaaataaaaaaataaaacaagagtttagattaactctgcaaatataaacttaaattaattccgaaaaataaacaaaaaacttaGAAAAGAGAATGTTCCATAAAAATAAGGCGATCATGTGTAGACTCGCCAGAACAAAAACTCCCTCCGTCCACAAAGATAAGCAAAATGTCTATTTTGAGCGTCTCAAAATATAGGCAAAATGGCTATTTTGAGCGTTTCAAAATATAGGCaaaattactatattaatttgaataCTACCAAATATTAACCTTCATCAATTCCAACCACTTTTGTTATATTCTACAAATCattattaattatcatattatatatCCAACACAATAATTACCTTTCcgataatataaattaataatatttaaaatatttaaataattatattaaggTTATCATCAGaagttaataaaatataactactttaacaatcattttttaattcatgtgCAAACTCTATTTTGCCTATCTTTATGTGACGGAGGGAGTATACAAATTAAGATGAGGAAGCCTTCGCCAAAGTATTGGCCTTCTTCTTGTGTAACTTTGCCTTCACGGACTTGGTTAAATCCTCGGGGTCCAATTGATTTACCCCTGACAAATGAATTATGAGATTCTCCTCAATAAGTTTAACATCAATAGCATTTCAGAACTCGCTCATCAAAGTAGAATAAAAGGACTTTTTGTCCAAAAGCTGAATGTGAAGTTTTTCAACCTCCACCCTCAAACTATTCCTCTCGATATTAAGAGAAGTGTTGGTACTAATAAGCCCCACTAATTCCTGAGTAAGGTTGGACGTCTGAGACTCAAGATCCTTGAGTTGCTTGTCAATCTTGGCGTTCTTGGCCTGAAGCTTGGCGGCCAACAAATCATGCTCTTTAAGCAAAGCTTAGAGCTTACTTCTCTTAGCCTTTAAATTAgcatataacattttaaaattatccaACTCTTCGACAGCTACACGGCGACGTGTGTCCAAAACAACGATCGCCTGCGCAGACtagaagaacaaaaaaaaaaaaaataacggaAAGGATATAAAAGAAGAAACCTTAAAAAGCACACAAGGAACAGCAACTCGCGACAAGAcgaattaaatttacaaaataaagatCAAGGCAATACTTAAAGATAAACACCGAAGAAGGTGAGGAAATTAAAATGCAGATAAACTCTAAGAAATGGAACAATAGGAACCAAggataaaattacaattgagagagaaaagagattcaacaaaaatgaaaaagaaagaagaagaaatataaACACAACTACACGAATCCGAACAAAATGATTACGGTtacaaaatctaaaaattaaaaccctATAAAAGACAACAGACTACACAAACAGATGTCAAAGATCGAGAGTCTCTTGCCGACACGTGtccaaaaaagtacaaaaataaggatctaaaaaaaattgtccaAATTTGAAAAGACTCGcctcaaataaatataaagacaCAAAAAGCTAAAAAATCAACACGAGCATAAATAATCCGACATTAGCTTACCTGTAGGAAGCTAATGGTGGAAACACGTTTTTTCAAGACCATAACAACGAACTGAGTCATGTAAAGGTTCGACCAACGAAGCCTATCTCCAGACTCCTAGACGTAACTGGCGATACGTATCGGCACAGTCAAATACTAAGAGATTCGTCTGCCTAAGAGTACGCTCATACGGATTTTGCCCAAACAAGATATTCATCGAATCAAGAGTCGGCAAAACTCAAATGACCGAATGCTAAAATTACAATCTTGCTAAAAGATCGAATCTAAAATCAACTACAATACAATAATTACAGAAAAAATATAGAAGATAAGAACTTTTATATCTATCAAAGATAGACTCCAAAATGGAAGTAAGATCAAAATAGAAAGACATTTATATTTAGGGCTCTTTCCTAAACATGAAAAGATAGAAGCTCACGCTACAAAGTAGGAATCTCTTTCCTATTTCTATCCTACTTCCTTAAAGAATAATTTTTCTTCTATAATTCTATCAGACCAGATCTCATTATTATAAAAGAAGGTGAGGTATGTCTATATACACATATTCGATAATACTACTTCTCCCGCTTAAAGTCTAAACTGAATAAAGTATCAGAGAGTTAATTGGACAACCACAGTCCGGTTAACCATCTACCTTATTTTGCAGGTCACGACCGTTGACTGGAGTACGCAATACATTAATTCTTAACTAAAAAACTATTGAGATAattatgaaagttaaaatactaattaaaataaattacttataatactatattaaaataattgtctaaaatattaattaatatagaccattttaaatatttaataaagtactattttaactattatttaaccatctaaaattttaataaaagtaaaatacgtctaataaattaatattttaattattatttgatattttctatTCATATTCTCTAtaattaagataaactatttctatttaactactataatttataattatagaaataattattaattaaatataaatataattaccctagtccattataaatataatagttATTATTTGACGAGTCATATTATGAGATACGTGTGAAACACATAAAACAACAATAATACTCTAAAATATATGTACGattattatgatttataaatttatgttgTATGATTAAATAGATTCAATTTgatcaacaaaaatcaaaaccagattataaattattaactcATATCCAATTCTAACATGAATATTGTGGTACACTATCCAAATGTTATAATTTGTCCTAGAATATTATCCAAACAGTTCGCATATAAAGGAgtttattttatacaaattaGTTTCTGTGAAAGCATACCTCTCTTAGGATGAAAAATGTAGGCCTTTTGAGACATGGGTTTGTTTGGTTAGatggaaaagaaaagaaaaggaaagaaaataGTAAAGTGTAGTAGTTCAAGAAAATGAAGATTCAGGTTGGTTTGACGTCCAAGGCCCGGCAACACCCCCTCTCTCCGCCTTTTGCGGGTAAAGACAGTCTACAATTTCTActtttttagtttagtttaaaAGGGTCAAACATACAAcaccattattattattctttttattaattattattattcttattattaatattagtaATAGTTAATTATTGTTTGAAGAAATGGCCAAAGCAGCCCTCCAACTTCTGTCAAGGGgttaaacaaattattttgacttttttaatcaattaaattcccAAACTTGTATTTCAAAAGCAAATaaatcacttttaatttttttcgtcaATTagattctaattttaattatctcggatatcaaataagtcatgtATTTGAAAAAGTAACTTGACCTAAATTAAGAGAATTTGAAGTCTCGTTAACtgctaatataaaaaatgatttacTTAAcccgaaaaataaatttaaaaatgtaattgatctaaattttttaaaatgaacttATTTCATCCTTCGGTAGAAGTTTGGGAGCCTCGTTGACTctttttcataattattttcatCTATAAATCCCACCACCATTCCAACCCATCTCCTTCCCCTTTTCTTCTTTCACTTCCTCACTAATTAACTTTAATTCACAAaacattgtttttcttttccctCTATTTATCATACCAAACTttcctcttttttattttcttcaactCAAATCTTCAACTGAGTTTCTCTCCTTCTATTAAAATTGATCAAATTTTATGGAGAGTGAATTCTATTTAAACGCCGGAATCCCACCTCCGGCAACCGCACAACTTCCATTACATTTCGACCAAAATTCAAACTCAACAATGCCCATTTGGCACCGCCCATCTTTCTTGCAACCCAATGAACCAAACCGTAATGTTAAATCACCAAATCAGTTTTCCGACCGTTTCTTCGACCCCAACTCAACGGATCAGTTTGACTCAGCTCTGAGCTCAATGGTGTCATCTCCGGCAGCTTCCAATTCCAACATCTCATCGGAGAGTTTCATGATCAGAGAACTCATCGGGAAATTGGGTAATATTGGCAATTCTCAGCCTATGTTGGCAGCTTCATTCAAcaataacaacaataataataatagtacaCCAAATTCTTGTTATAGTAGACCACTGAGTTCGCCGCCGAAGCTGAACATGTCTCCCGTGGCTCAGTTAACGAAACCATTGGCTTTGAATTCTACGGTGGCGGAATTCACAGCTGATCCGGGATTCGCGGAGAGAGCAGCTCGGTTTTCTTGTTTTGGAAGCAGGAGTTTTAATGGGAGAAGTAGTACATTTGGAGTGAACAATGCAGAAATTCAGTATAGATGCAATAATAATGGCAATAACAGTAATGGTAATTCAAATCTGGGAAATGTAAATAAAATGCCAAGAGTATCAAGCACTCCTTCTCTAAAGGGAAATAAGGATTATTCTCTGCTTCAGCAAGATCCATCTGAATTGGCTAATTCTAATTCTCAAGATGACTCCTCTGTTTCGGAGCAGAACCCGAATGGAGAATCAGGGTTTAGGCCTGAATTGAATTCCAGGAAAAGAAAAGCTGTTTCCAAGGCGAAATCTAAAGAAATTCCGCAGCCCAATTTAGATAAGGTAAAGTTTTACATTATTAAACAAACAAGTTGTTgtttcagttttgatttaaaatttgattggtTGACTTTAGCATGGACGGACTCAGGAAGAGCGTGTAGTTGCATTTGTCCGCCTTATAATtttgaatc containing:
- the LOC126654607 gene encoding transcription factor bHLH62-like, whose translation is MESEFYLNAGIPPPATAQLPLHFDQNSNSTMPIWHRPSFLQPNEPNRNVKSPNQFSDRFFDPNSTDQFDSALSSMVSSPAASNSNISSESFMIRELIGKLGNIGNSQPMLAASFNNNNNNNNSTPNSCYSRPLSSPPKLNMSPVAQLTKPLALNSTVAEFTADPGFAERAARFSCFGSRSFNGRSSTFGVNNAEIQYRCNNNGNNSNGNSNLGNVNKMPRVSSTPSLKGNKDYSLLQQDPSELANSNSQDDSSVSEQNPNGESGFRPELNSRKRKAVSKAKSKEIPQPNLDKDGEEDNDSDAKRSKGNDIEKNEIKDEEVKKENNVKAVDPHIDYIHVRARRGQATDSHSLAERVRREKISERMKLLQDLVPGCNKVTGKALMLDEIINYVQSLQRQVEFLSMKLASVNTSLDINMDTLVSKDVFQTSNQLPHQIFPIDSSSSPIFGHNTNICNGTTDPLLPQNLNMQFPQLDAFNHIPPQFSTFCEDDLQSLVQMGFGQLPVRQSLLSGHNFNGSNQISHMKTEI